The Levilactobacillus namurensis genomic interval ATGCTTAAGTATAACGGGCGTATTGGCGGGCACCATCTCCTTAACTGGGTGTAGCCATTAGTCCGTGGCTCCTTGACGTTGAGAGGCGTCGGCAGCTCGACGGATAACTTGGCCGATGTAGCTAATTGACAGACACAGAATGATGATTTCCAGCGCGGCCGGCAACCAAGTCCACCAGTATTGCGTGATGTTATTGGGGTCGTTGGCGTTAGCAATCATGGTCCCTAGCGACGGGGTTTGTAGCGGTAGCCCGAAGCCCAGGTAGGACAGCCCGGTTTCAACCCCGATGTTTTCGGCGATGGATAGGGTGGTGTCAACGATGATCAGCGATGAAATGTTCGGCATAATCTCGCGGAAGATAATCTTAAAGTTACCGGTTCCCGAAGTCTTGGAGGCGGCCACGTAGTCTTTCTCGGATTCCGCTAGGGTCCGCGACCGAATCAGTCGCGACGTGCCTTCCCAGTAGAAGATGGAGAAGATCAGCGTCAGGGTCACGGCGTTGTAGTTCTTGATGATGGTGACCAACACGATGATCATCATGGTCATGGGAAGCATCATCATGAAGTCGTAGACCCGTTGCATCCCCCAGTCGATGTAGCCGTTGAAGTAGCCGGAGATTAAACCCCAGCAGATCCCAAACGTTGACGAGATCAGAGTCAGCCCAAGGGCGATACCGATAGAGTTACGTGAACCAACGATTAGTTGTTGGGCCACCGACCGACCAGCGGAGTCGGCCCCCAGGAATAGGCCGTTTTGACCAGGTTGGCTAAAGTAGTTCATGATGTTGGTCTCCATCATCTTGGGCGTGTTGATGAACAACGAGCCAATCATGACGAAGAGGATGAAGCCGACCACGATGACGAGGGCCACCATGGCGGGTTTGTCGGCCTTGAATTCGTCCCAGATGATGCGGGCCGAAGACGGGGTGGCCTCCGCTTTAGCTTCTTGTGACAACCGCGTGAGGTCGGCTGCCGAAATGTCTGAATGTTCATTAAAGTTTGCTGCCATTGTTTGTCGACCTCCTATTCGATTCGAATTCGTGGGTCAACGACACTCAAGATGATATCGGAGAGTAGGGTACCCAGTAAGTTTAAAATTCCGTAGATTAAGACCAGCGCGGTAATGACCGTGTAGTCCCGGTAACTGATCGAGTTCACGAACAGAAGTCCCATGCCGGGGTAAGAGAAGACGGTTTCGGTGAAGATGGACCCGTTCAACAACCCGGTGATGGAGTAGCCGGCAAAAGCCGCAATCGGCAACAGGGAGTTCCGGAAGATGTGGTGCCGGTAGATGTCCTTGCTGGGAACCCCTTTAGCCCGCGCCGTCCGTACGTAATCGGAGCGCTTGGCGTCGATGACTTCGGACCGCAGGTATTGGACGATGTTGACGGTTCCGAATAGGGCCCCCAGAATAGCTGGTAGCAGCACG includes:
- a CDS encoding ABC transporter permease, yielding MAANFNEHSDISAADLTRLSQEAKAEATPSSARIIWDEFKADKPAMVALVIVVGFILFVMIGSLFINTPKMMETNIMNYFSQPGQNGLFLGADSAGRSVAQQLIVGSRNSIGIALGLTLISSTFGICWGLISGYFNGYIDWGMQRVYDFMMMLPMTMMIIVLVTIIKNYNAVTLTLIFSIFYWEGTSRLIRSRTLAESEKDYVAASKTSGTGNFKIIFREIMPNISSLIIVDTTLSIAENIGVETGLSYLGFGLPLQTPSLGTMIANANDPNNITQYWWTWLPAALEIIILCLSISYIGQVIRRAADASQRQGATD